Proteins from a single region of Chaetodon trifascialis isolate fChaTrf1 chromosome 10, fChaTrf1.hap1, whole genome shotgun sequence:
- the cdkn1bb gene encoding cyclin dependent kinase inhibitor 1Bb, producing the protein MSDVRLSNGSPTLERTDPRVSDHPKPSACRSLFGSMDHEELKRDLKGHLREMEEAASAKWGFDFANHTPLANGRLDWELVDCREVPNFYSGQTRREKGVCSAGNNNVDLNGNHNCVVVAPSEDSDRSDGQMECTEQCTGLRKRPACHDPSAQNKRSHTSSDEVSCPSLSHSAEYTPRKTSPRRQT; encoded by the exons ATGTCAGACGTTCGACTATCAAACGGCAGCCCGACGCTGGAGCGGACGGACCCGCGGGTGTCGGATCACCCGAAACCGTCAGCCTGCAGGAGCCTCTTCGGCTCGATGGATCACGAAGAGTTAAAGAGGGATTTAAAGGGACATTTGCGGGAGATGGAAGAGGCTGCCTCCGCCAAGTGGGGCTTCGACTTCGCCAATCACACGCCGCTGGCCAACGGCAGGCTCGACTGGGAATTAGTGGATTGCAGAGAAGTCCCGAATTTCTACAGCGGGCAAACGCGGAGGGAGAAGGGCGTCTGCTCCGCTGGGAATAACAATGTGGATCTTAATGGGAATCATAACTGTGTTGTGGTGGCTCCGAGCGAAGACAGCGACAGGTCTGACGGGCAGATGGAGTGCACGGAGCAGTGCACCGGGCTGAGGAAGAGACCTGCATGTCACG ACCCCTCGGCCCAAAATAAGAGGTCACACACCAGCTCAGATGAGGTTAGTTGTCCAAGCCTGAGCCACTCTGCAGAATACACACCCAGAAAGACGAGTCCCAGGAGGCAAACGTGA